CGCCGCGGGCCGCCCACGTCGTGTAGATCTCGTCGAACCACATCGGCGCGCGCCCGGATTCGAAGACGCGCGCCACGGCTCCGGCGACGAGAATGGCGCCCAGCGCCGCCCGGTGGGCGGGGCGCAGGCGCTGGGGATCGGTGGGTGAGTCCGGCTTCATGGGATGCGGTCCTCGCGGGCGGACCGCATCCTACTTCCGCAGCAGGCGCTCCCACCACGAGCGGCCGCCGCCGGCGGCGCGGCGCGCCGCCCGGGCCGCGCGGCGCGCCGCCTCGCGCTCCTCGCGGCAGCGGCAGCGCAGCTCGCGCGGCACGTCGGCCAGCACCATCTCGATGTGCATCCCGCACCCGGCATACGTGGGCTTGCCGCAGGTGCGGCAACTGGTCCGGTAGCACATGGCTAGGCGCCGCCCTCCGGCGGGCCGCCGGACTTCGCTTCCTCGGCGATCGCGCGCCGGACCTCGGCCATGTCCAGCGCCTTCGCCTTTTCGACCACCTCGTCGAGCGCCGCCGCGGGCAGCGCGCCCGCCTGCGCCATGAGCAGCACGCCGTCGCGAATCACCGCGAGCGTCGGGATGCCCTGCACGTTGAACGCCGCCGCCAGCTCGGGCTGGGCTTCGGTGTCGATCTTCCCGAACACCACGTCGGGATGCCGGGACGAGGCGGCCTCGAAGACGGGTCCGAACGTGCGGCACGGGCCGCACCAGCCCGCCCAGAAGTCCAGCAGGACGAGGCCCTGCCGGACGGTGGACTCGAAGTTGTCGCGGGTGACTGAAATGGTCGGCACGAAGGATCTCCTTTCGGCCAGTAGGAGTCGGCCGGCGGCAAAAGGATTCGCGGCCGGTGCCGGGCCGCCGGCTCCGTCGGCGTGCCGGGGTTTCGACCCCGCAGCGCCGGGGGCGAA
Above is a genomic segment from Candidatus Eisenbacteria bacterium containing:
- a CDS encoding thiol reductase thioredoxin → MPTISVTRDNFESTVRQGLVLLDFWAGWCGPCRTFGPVFEAASSRHPDVVFGKIDTEAQPELAAAFNVQGIPTLAVIRDGVLLMAQAGALPAAALDEVVEKAKALDMAEVRRAIAEEAKSGGPPEGGA